A region from the Benincasa hispida cultivar B227 chromosome 12, ASM972705v1, whole genome shotgun sequence genome encodes:
- the LOC120068535 gene encoding 14 kDa proline-rich protein DC2.15-like, translating into MASKASVASFALLLTLNLLSLSLVSSCSDCYDPSNPTPTPSPLPSSEEGKRCPKDTLKFGICAKLLKGRTDVAIDKRPDTPCCSLMEGLIDLEAAICLCVAMKANILGKKLNIPLSLTLILSACNKKVPKGYHC; encoded by the coding sequence ATGGCTTCAAAAGCTAGCGTCGCATCTTTCGCACTCCTCCTCACTCTCAATCTGCTCTCTTTATCTTTGGTTTCCTCTTGTAGCGATTGCTACGATCCGTCCAACCCTACACCTACACCTTCACCTTTACCTTCATCCGAGGAGGGAAAACGATGCCCCAAAGACACTCTTAAATTCGGTATTTGCGCGAAATTACTCAAAGGTCGGACCGACGTTGCCATCGACAAGCGACCGGACACTCCATGCTGTAGTTTGATGGAAGGGCTTATAGATCTTGAAGCTGCTATATGCCTTTGCGTTGCTATGAAAGCTAATATTTTGGGCAAGAAACTAAACATCCCCCTCTCTCTCACCTTGATACTCAGTGCCTGCAATAAGAAAGTTCCAAAAGGCTACCACTGCTAA